A window of the Serinus canaria isolate serCan28SL12 chromosome 20, serCan2020, whole genome shotgun sequence genome harbors these coding sequences:
- the SLA2 gene encoding LOW QUALITY PROTEIN: src-like-adapter 2 (The sequence of the model RefSeq protein was modified relative to this genomic sequence to represent the inferred CDS: inserted 1 base in 1 codon), which yields MLTFCSISGQGPGTAQPRALALCLPGCYSLLVHCGKCSAWASVTHYHIHRLDNRWHHISPWLTFPSLQNLVDHYSELSEGLCHPVSKPCPMEXVAPAPTALTILRKPSLHWDKIESCLLFLETIFPLEDSPISHGLREAISSYLSETDIPEPDPTGKVVVMDE from the exons ATGCTCACGTTCTGCTCCATATCAG GACAGGGtcctgggacagcccagccaagggcccttgctctgtgcctgccaggCTGCTATTCCCTGTTGGTGCACTGTGGCAAATGCTCTGCCTGGGCCTCAGTGACTCACTACCACATCCACCGACTGGATAACAGATGGCATCACATCTCACCCTGGCTCACCTTCCCCAGTCTGCAGAACTTGGTGGACCACTACTCTG agctcagtgAGGGGCTCTGCCACCCTGTCTCCAAGCCCTGCCCCATGG TTGTGGCCCCAGCCCCCACAGCACTCACCATCCTCAGGAAGCCATCACTCCACTGGGACAAGATTGAGAG CTGCCTCCTGTTCTTGGAGACCATATTCCCACTGGAGGACTCTCCCATCAGCCATGGCCTGAGGGAAGCCATCAGCTCTTACCTCTCAGAGACTGACATCCCCGAGCCAGACCCCACAGGAAAGGTGGTTGTTATGGATGAGTAA